A window of Lagenorhynchus albirostris chromosome 11, mLagAlb1.1, whole genome shotgun sequence contains these coding sequences:
- the LOC132530013 gene encoding ferritin light chain-like: MSYKHQLGSHWLPQEATGETHQPPNPDPTLLHLDEVEAAVNFQLNLHLQASDTYLSPGFYFHREDVALEGLGHGFCELAKEKRQGAECLLKMQNQCVRHAIFHDKQRLSHQEWGETLDDTEAAKALEKNLNQAAWDLRALHSARADSV; the protein is encoded by the exons ATGAGCTACAAGCATCAGCTGGGCTCCCATTGGCTGCCTCAAGAAGCCACCGGTGAAACTCATCAGCCTCCTAATCCTGACCCAACTCTTCTTCACCTGGACGAA GTGGAGGCCGCAGTCAACTTCCAGCTCAACCTGCATCTGCAGGCCTCCGACACCTACCTCTCTCCGGGCTTCTACTTTCACCGTGAAGATGTGGCTCTAGAAGGCCTGGGCCACGGCTTCTGCGAGTTGGCAAAGGAGAAGCGCCAGGGTGCCGAGTGTCTCTTAAAGATGCAAAACCAGTGCGTCAGACACGCCATCTTCCATGACAAGCAGAGGCTGTCCCATCAGGAGTGGGGTGAAACCCTGGACGACACGGAAGCCGCCAAGGCCCTGGAGAAGAACCTGAACCAAGCGGCTTGGGATCTGCGTGCCCTGCACTCTGCTCGCGCAGACTCAGTCTGA